One stretch of Streptomyces sp. 135 DNA includes these proteins:
- a CDS encoding PLDc N-terminal domain-containing protein — protein MLRYLPFLLVLAVWIYAFIDVLNTPEKEVRHLPKVVWVIIVLLFGEVLLGPIAWFATGKVRKAPAGGGGRGRTQWVAPDDNPEFLKSLRDDAPDEDADDNDRKRDKGSDS, from the coding sequence ATGCTCAGGTATCTGCCGTTCCTGCTGGTCCTGGCGGTGTGGATCTACGCCTTCATCGATGTCCTGAACACTCCGGAGAAGGAGGTCAGGCATCTGCCCAAGGTGGTGTGGGTCATCATCGTGCTCCTCTTCGGCGAGGTGCTGCTCGGCCCGATCGCCTGGTTCGCCACGGGCAAGGTGCGCAAGGCGCCCGCCGGGGGCGGCGGCCGGGGCAGGACCCAGTGGGTGGCGCCCGACGACAACCCCGAGTTCCTGAAGTCGCTGCGGGACGACGCCCCCGACGAGGACGCCGACGACAACGACAGGAAGCGGGACAAGGGCAGCGACAGCTGA
- a CDS encoding LysR family transcriptional regulator substrate-binding protein, protein MESLTSYRLPPLLELFHHRYPKVRLSLRPTLGDETRRALRQGTYDVGFLMEPGTGHPGLECEVLAEEPLVLVCAPGHPLASGGAAPLATDELAAVQLVGTEPGCPYRDLFEAELRTRTGAPPPFMSSAPSRRRSRAWRAASAWRCCPP, encoded by the coding sequence ATGGAGTCGCTGACCTCCTACCGGCTGCCGCCGCTGCTCGAACTCTTCCACCACCGCTATCCGAAGGTGCGGCTCTCGCTGCGTCCGACGCTGGGTGACGAGACCCGGCGGGCGCTGCGGCAGGGTACGTACGACGTGGGGTTCCTGATGGAGCCGGGGACCGGGCATCCGGGGCTGGAGTGCGAGGTCCTCGCCGAGGAGCCGCTGGTCCTGGTCTGCGCCCCGGGCCATCCGCTGGCCTCGGGCGGCGCGGCCCCGCTCGCCACGGACGAGCTGGCAGCGGTGCAGCTGGTCGGCACCGAGCCCGGCTGCCCCTACCGGGACCTCTTCGAGGCCGAGCTGCGGACGCGGACCGGGGCGCCGCCGCCGTTCATGAGTTCGGCACCATCGAGGCGACGAAGCAGGGCGTGGCGGGCGGCCTCGGCGTGGCGCTGCTGCCCGCCGTGA
- a CDS encoding Lrp/AsnC family transcriptional regulator: MDAVDRQLIQALRENGRASYAELGRLVGLSGPSVTDRINRLEAAGVITGYRATVDSASLGLGVIALIGISLSDAADHEDVARRLKDLHEIEDCWFIAGDDSYMLKVRASDVDGLEKTIRRLSGTRGVSRTRTTIVLSTKWENRVGELPEEE, encoded by the coding sequence ATGGACGCCGTGGACAGGCAGCTCATCCAGGCCCTGCGGGAGAACGGCCGCGCCTCGTACGCCGAACTCGGGCGGCTCGTGGGACTCTCCGGGCCCAGCGTCACGGACCGGATCAACCGCCTCGAAGCGGCCGGTGTCATCACGGGCTACCGCGCGACCGTCGACTCCGCCTCGCTCGGGCTCGGGGTCATCGCCCTCATCGGCATCTCGCTCTCCGACGCGGCCGACCACGAGGACGTGGCGCGGCGCCTGAAGGACCTGCACGAGATCGAGGACTGCTGGTTCATCGCGGGCGACGACTCGTACATGCTCAAGGTCAGGGCCAGCGACGTGGACGGTCTGGAGAAGACGATCCGCAGGCTCAGCGGCACGCGCGGGGTCTCCCGGACGCGTACGACGATCGTGCTCTCCACCAAGTGGGAGAACCGGGTCGGGGAGCTGCCCGAGGAGGAATAA
- a CDS encoding TetR/AcrR family transcriptional regulator — protein MPRAVREQQMLDAAVRIFGRRGYRAASMDEIAELAGVSKPLVYLYLNSKEELFGACVRREAAALVDAVREGVGAASGERADRQLWGGLRAFFAHTAERPDGWAVLHGQARTQGEPFAAEVAAMRAEVVAFVTSLIVAAAREAHGDPSLPEREVAGLARALVGAAESLADWAGADASVSGKEAAATLMRFAWAGLGGLLEGRGWDPA, from the coding sequence ATGCCGCGGGCCGTGCGCGAGCAGCAGATGTTGGACGCGGCGGTGCGGATCTTCGGGCGGCGGGGGTACCGGGCCGCGTCCATGGACGAGATCGCGGAGCTCGCGGGGGTTTCGAAGCCGCTGGTGTATCTGTATCTGAACTCCAAGGAGGAGCTGTTCGGCGCGTGCGTCCGGCGGGAGGCCGCCGCGCTCGTCGACGCGGTGCGGGAGGGGGTGGGCGCCGCCTCGGGAGAGCGTGCCGACCGGCAGCTCTGGGGTGGGCTGCGGGCGTTCTTCGCGCATACCGCGGAGCGGCCCGACGGGTGGGCGGTGCTGCACGGGCAGGCGCGTACGCAGGGGGAGCCGTTCGCGGCGGAGGTCGCCGCGATGCGGGCGGAGGTGGTGGCCTTCGTGACGTCGCTGATCGTGGCGGCGGCGCGGGAGGCCCATGGGGATCCCTCGCTGCCGGAGCGGGAGGTCGCCGGGCTCGCGCGGGCGTTGGTGGGGGCCGCGGAGTCGCTGGCGGACTGGGCCGGCGCGGATGCGTCCGTCTCCGGCAAGGAGGCGGCTGCCACGTTGATGCGGTTTGCGTGGGCGGGGCTCGGGGGGTTGCTGGAGGGGCGGGGGTGGGATCCGGCCTAG
- a CDS encoding DMT family transporter encodes MVLSGTLGVFVVESGAAAFDVVFFRVLFGALALGAYAFARGYFRDHGLTLKKLGLAALGGVFTVFNWVFLFKAYEATSIFLATVVYHIQPFFLVLLSALILRERLGRAQLGWLAAAFAGLVLVSGVRPGDAGSLAGIGLALLAAVLYALSTLVTKQVTGVRPHLIALVQVLVGIPLLLPFADFGAVRGTGTGWAWLVGLGVIHTGLMYVLMYAAYAKLPTPKIAVLAFTYPAVAMVADWAVYGHHIGLVQALGVPLIVLASLKVMLGRAPRSAPARAARPAPRTAAHAPEAASPTATRAASTA; translated from the coding sequence ATGGTGCTCTCCGGCACCCTCGGCGTCTTCGTCGTGGAGTCCGGCGCCGCCGCCTTCGACGTCGTCTTCTTCCGCGTCCTGTTCGGCGCCCTCGCCCTCGGCGCGTACGCCTTCGCCCGCGGCTACTTCCGCGACCACGGCCTCACCCTCAAGAAGCTCGGACTCGCCGCGCTCGGCGGGGTGTTCACCGTCTTCAACTGGGTGTTCCTCTTCAAGGCGTACGAGGCCACCTCGATCTTCCTGGCCACCGTCGTCTACCACATACAGCCCTTCTTCCTGGTGCTGCTCAGCGCCCTGATCCTGCGCGAGCGGCTCGGCCGCGCCCAACTGGGCTGGCTGGCCGCCGCGTTCGCGGGCCTCGTGCTCGTCTCCGGGGTGCGTCCCGGCGACGCGGGCTCCCTCGCCGGCATCGGCCTCGCGCTGCTCGCCGCCGTCCTCTACGCCCTGTCCACGCTCGTCACCAAGCAGGTCACCGGCGTACGCCCGCACCTGATCGCCCTGGTCCAGGTCCTCGTCGGCATCCCGCTGCTGCTGCCCTTCGCCGACTTCGGCGCGGTGCGCGGCACCGGCACCGGCTGGGCCTGGCTCGTCGGCCTCGGCGTGATCCACACCGGTCTGATGTACGTCCTGATGTACGCGGCGTACGCCAAGCTGCCCACGCCGAAGATCGCCGTACTCGCCTTCACCTACCCGGCGGTCGCGATGGTCGCCGACTGGGCCGTCTACGGCCACCACATCGGTCTCGTGCAGGCCCTCGGCGTCCCGCTGATCGTGCTGGCGAGCCTCAAGGTCATGCTGGGCCGGGCGCCGCGCTCTGCTCCCGCACGAGCCGCACGGCCTGCTCCACGAACAGCCGCACATGCGCCGGAAGCCGCTTCCCCGACCGCCACGCGAGCTGCGTCCACAGCGTGA
- a CDS encoding DUF4229 domain-containing protein: MLRYTLMRLGIFVGCFLVVWGLVYSGMLPRGLGDSNMLWILLLALVVSAPISFVVLRKERDRASEDVVARVDRAKASLEANRTQEDTADDMARAQRS; encoded by the coding sequence ATGCTCCGCTACACGCTGATGCGCCTCGGGATCTTCGTGGGTTGCTTCCTGGTCGTCTGGGGCCTCGTCTACTCCGGGATGCTGCCGCGCGGCCTCGGTGACTCCAACATGCTGTGGATCCTGCTGCTCGCGCTGGTCGTCTCGGCGCCCATCAGCTTCGTGGTGCTGCGCAAGGAGCGCGACCGCGCCTCGGAGGACGTCGTCGCCCGCGTGGACCGCGCCAAGGCCAGCCTGGAGGCGAACCGCACCCAGGAGGACACCGCGGACGACATGGCGCGCGCGCAGCGGTCGTAA
- a CDS encoding UbiX family flavin prenyltransferase translates to MGRLHSVNPGDTERRPWIVGVSGASGTPYAAAVLRALLAAGQSVDLVVSRASRLTLLDETGISFRDAHWRDDLRQWLARGADGKPDTFDVTADDLADVRYWAAGDLAAGPSSGSYATKGMLIAPASTACVAGVALGLSKDLLQRSASVTLKEGRRLVVCVRETPLNGQTLKHLVSLDEAGAIVLPASPAFYAGATHIQDLVDFVAGRVLDAADVPHELYRRWKGELGSGSGGGPGSPGA, encoded by the coding sequence ATGGGTAGGCTTCACAGCGTGAACCCAGGAGATACGGAGCGTAGGCCTTGGATCGTGGGGGTGTCGGGCGCCTCCGGGACCCCGTACGCCGCCGCGGTGCTGCGCGCGCTGCTCGCGGCGGGACAGAGCGTGGACCTCGTCGTGTCGCGGGCCTCGCGGCTGACGCTGCTCGACGAGACGGGCATCTCCTTCCGGGACGCGCACTGGCGGGACGACCTGCGGCAATGGCTCGCGCGCGGCGCGGACGGGAAGCCGGACACCTTCGACGTGACCGCGGACGACCTGGCCGATGTGCGGTACTGGGCGGCCGGTGATCTGGCGGCGGGCCCGTCCTCGGGGTCGTACGCGACGAAGGGGATGCTGATCGCGCCGGCGTCGACGGCGTGCGTGGCCGGGGTGGCGCTCGGTCTCTCGAAGGACCTGCTGCAGCGGTCGGCGAGCGTGACGCTCAAGGAAGGCCGCCGGCTCGTGGTCTGCGTACGCGAGACGCCGCTGAACGGTCAGACGCTGAAGCACTTGGTGAGCCTGGACGAGGCGGGCGCGATCGTGCTGCCCGCCTCTCCGGCGTTCTACGCGGGGGCGACGCACATCCAGGATCTGGTGGACTTCGTCGCCGGGCGGGTGCTGGACGCGGCGGACGTGCCGCACGAGCTGTACCGCCGGTGGAAGGGGGAGCTGGGCTCCGGCTCCGGAGGTGGCCCTGGCTCCCCGGGGGCTTAG
- the mqnE gene encoding aminofutalosine synthase MqnE, translated as MDAGLKRELEQKVRDGERLSREDGIALYESDDLAWLGGLAHEVRTRKNGDVVHFNVNRHLNMTNVCTASCAYCSFQRKPGEKDAYTMRIEEAVRLAKAMEGENLTELHIVNGLHPNLPWRYYPRSLSELKKALPNVSLKAFTATEIHHFETISGLSASEILDELIEAGLESLTGGGAEIFDWEVRQHIVDHRTHWEDWSRIHRLAHEKGLKTPCTMLYGHIEEPRHRVDHVLRLRELQDETNGFQVFIPLRYQHDFVDMKDGKVRNRLQARTTMASGAEALKTFAVSRLLFDNVPHVKVFWVMHGLQTTQLALQHGADDMDGSVVEYKITHDADNFGTPNKLTREDLLDLIREAGFRPVERNTRYEAIREYEGPDPMLRETPQAMRV; from the coding sequence ATGGACGCAGGTCTCAAGCGCGAGCTGGAGCAGAAGGTCCGGGACGGCGAGCGGCTGTCCCGCGAGGACGGCATCGCGCTCTACGAGTCGGACGACCTGGCCTGGCTCGGCGGCCTGGCCCACGAGGTGCGCACCCGCAAGAACGGCGACGTGGTGCACTTCAACGTCAACCGTCACCTCAACATGACGAACGTGTGCACCGCGTCCTGCGCGTACTGCTCCTTCCAGCGCAAGCCGGGCGAGAAGGACGCGTACACGATGCGCATCGAGGAGGCCGTCCGCCTCGCCAAGGCGATGGAGGGCGAGAACCTCACCGAGCTGCACATCGTCAACGGCCTGCACCCGAACCTGCCGTGGCGCTACTACCCGCGTTCGCTGAGCGAGCTGAAGAAGGCCCTGCCGAACGTCTCGCTCAAGGCCTTCACCGCCACCGAGATCCACCACTTCGAGACGATCTCCGGGCTGTCCGCCTCCGAGATCCTCGACGAGCTGATCGAGGCCGGTCTGGAGTCGCTGACCGGCGGCGGCGCGGAGATCTTCGACTGGGAGGTGCGTCAGCACATCGTCGACCACCGCACCCACTGGGAGGACTGGTCGCGCATCCACCGCCTCGCGCACGAGAAGGGTCTGAAGACCCCGTGCACGATGCTGTACGGCCACATCGAGGAGCCGCGCCACCGCGTCGACCACGTGCTGCGGCTGCGTGAGCTCCAGGACGAGACGAACGGCTTCCAGGTCTTCATCCCGCTGCGCTACCAGCACGACTTCGTGGACATGAAGGACGGCAAGGTCAGGAACCGCCTCCAGGCGCGTACGACCATGGCGTCCGGCGCCGAGGCCCTGAAGACCTTCGCGGTCTCGCGCCTTCTCTTCGACAACGTCCCGCACGTCAAGGTCTTCTGGGTCATGCACGGACTCCAGACCACGCAGCTCGCGCTCCAGCACGGCGCCGACGACATGGACGGTTCGGTCGTCGAGTACAAGATCACGCACGACGCGGACAACTTCGGCACGCCGAACAAGCTGACCCGTGAGGACCTGCTCGACCTGATCCGCGAGGCCGGCTTCCGCCCGGTCGAGCGGAACACGCGCTATGAGGCGATCCGCGAGTACGAGGGCCCCGACCCGATGCTGCGCGAGACGCCGCAGGCGATGCGGGTCTGA
- a CDS encoding helix-turn-helix domain-containing protein, with protein sequence MAGHRAAPAHTHPDDVPVQTALAALADPVRLYLVRELAGSGDWTRACGSFDASVGKAALSHHFATLRAAGIVEQRDEGARRVNRLRRAEFEARFPGLLALVLRGD encoded by the coding sequence ATGGCGGGTCACCGCGCGGCACCGGCGCACACGCACCCCGACGACGTCCCCGTGCAGACCGCGCTGGCGGCGCTCGCCGATCCCGTACGGCTCTACCTCGTACGGGAGTTGGCCGGATCCGGCGACTGGACCCGGGCCTGCGGCAGCTTCGACGCCTCCGTCGGCAAGGCCGCCCTGAGCCACCACTTCGCGACCCTGCGGGCGGCGGGCATCGTCGAGCAGCGCGACGAGGGCGCCCGGCGCGTCAACCGCCTGCGCCGCGCGGAGTTCGAGGCCCGCTTCCCGGGGCTGCTCGCGCTGGTGTTGCGCGGCGACTGA
- the mqnP gene encoding menaquinone biosynthesis prenyltransferase MqnP gives MTSASAAIPRQPGRTKAFLRLVMIEHSVFALPFAYIAALTAMFQVDENIHWVRLLLVTVCMVGLRTFAMAANRIIDREIDARNPRTAHRELVTGAVSVRSAWTGALIALAVFLGAAALLNPLCLALAPIAVIPMVVYPYGKRFTNFPQAILGLAQAMGPVGAWIAVTGEWSWQAVILGLAVGVWIGGFDLIYACQDVETDREVGVKSVPARFGIPAAIRGARGCHLVTTALFVWYALDTGAGPFFWLGLVVVAGAFLYEHSIVKPHDLSRLNRAFFQVNGFIGIALFACALLDLLVRGLTV, from the coding sequence GTGACCTCAGCATCCGCCGCGATCCCGCGACAGCCGGGCAGGACCAAGGCGTTCCTGCGGCTCGTCATGATCGAGCACTCCGTCTTCGCGCTGCCCTTCGCCTACATCGCCGCCCTGACCGCGATGTTCCAGGTCGACGAGAACATCCACTGGGTGCGGCTGCTCCTGGTCACCGTCTGCATGGTGGGCCTGCGGACCTTCGCCATGGCGGCGAACCGGATCATCGACCGCGAGATCGACGCCCGCAACCCGCGCACCGCCCACCGCGAACTCGTCACCGGCGCCGTGTCGGTGAGGTCCGCGTGGACCGGCGCGCTGATCGCGCTCGCCGTCTTCCTCGGCGCGGCCGCCCTGCTGAACCCGCTCTGCCTGGCGCTCGCGCCCATCGCGGTGATCCCGATGGTCGTCTATCCGTACGGCAAGCGGTTCACGAACTTCCCGCAGGCGATCCTCGGCCTCGCCCAGGCGATGGGACCGGTCGGGGCCTGGATCGCCGTCACCGGTGAGTGGTCGTGGCAGGCCGTCATCCTCGGGCTCGCGGTCGGCGTGTGGATCGGCGGCTTCGATCTGATCTACGCCTGCCAGGACGTGGAGACGGACCGCGAGGTCGGCGTGAAGTCGGTGCCCGCGCGGTTCGGTATCCCGGCCGCGATCCGGGGCGCGCGCGGCTGCCACCTGGTGACCACGGCGCTGTTCGTCTGGTACGCGCTCGACACGGGCGCGGGGCCGTTCTTCTGGCTGGGCCTCGTGGTCGTCGCGGGCGCCTTCCTGTACGAGCACTCGATCGTGAAGCCGCACGACCTGTCGCGCCTGAACCGCGCCTTCTTCCAGGTGAACGGTTTCATCGGAATCGCCCTGTTCGCGTGCGCGCTGCTCGATCTGCTCGTACGCGGCCTCACCGTCTGA
- a CDS encoding LysR family transcriptional regulator, with protein MELRLLVTFEKVATVLSFTRAATELKYAQSSVTSQILPQALGSARAGETPIWRPPSARSSSTGSAAASA; from the coding sequence ATGGAACTGCGGCTCCTGGTGACCTTCGAGAAGGTCGCCACCGTCCTCAGCTTCACCCGCGCCGCCACCGAGCTGAAGTACGCCCAGTCCAGCGTCACCAGCCAGATCCTTCCCCAAGCTCTCGGCTCCGCTCGAGCAGGGGAGACCCCTATCTGGAGACCTCCCTCGGCACGGAGCTCTTCGACCGGCTCGGCAGCCGCATCCGCCTGA
- a CDS encoding menaquinone biosynthesis decarboxylase, which produces MAYDDLRSLLRALEREGDLKRIKAEVDPYLEVGEIVDRVQKSGGPALLFENVKGSAMPLAMNVYGTDRRLLKALGLKSYAEISEKIGGLLKPELPHGFVGVREAFGKLGAMTHVPPKKVKAENAPVQETVLTGDDVDLERLPALFTWPEDGGSFFNLGLTHTKDPDSGVRNLGLYRLQRHDKRTIGMHWQIHKDSRNHYQVAARRGEKLPVAIAFGCPPAVTYASTAPLPGDMDEYMLAGFIQGKRVEMVDCKTVPLQVPAHAEVVIEGWLEPGEMLPEGPFGDHTGFYTPQEPFPALTIDCVTMRKRPLLQSIVVGRPPTEDGPLGRATERFFLPLLKVIVPDIVDYHLPESGGFHNCAIVSIDKKYPKHAQKVMHAIWGAHMMSLTKLIVVVDKDCDVHDLHEVSWRALGNTDYARDLTVVEGPVDHLDHASYQQFWGGKAGIDATKKLPEEGYTRDGGWPDMVESDPETASKVSRRWKEYGLS; this is translated from the coding sequence ATGGCTTACGACGATCTTCGCTCCCTGCTCCGTGCACTGGAGCGCGAGGGCGATCTCAAGCGCATCAAGGCCGAGGTCGACCCGTACCTGGAGGTCGGTGAGATCGTCGACCGGGTACAGAAGTCCGGCGGTCCCGCGCTCCTCTTCGAGAACGTCAAGGGCTCGGCGATGCCCCTGGCGATGAACGTGTACGGGACGGACCGCCGTCTGCTCAAGGCGCTCGGCCTGAAGTCGTACGCCGAGATCAGCGAGAAGATCGGCGGCCTGCTCAAGCCGGAGCTGCCGCACGGCTTCGTCGGGGTGCGCGAGGCGTTCGGCAAGCTCGGCGCGATGACGCACGTACCGCCGAAGAAGGTGAAGGCGGAGAACGCGCCCGTCCAGGAAACCGTCCTCACCGGCGACGACGTGGACCTGGAGCGGCTGCCCGCGCTCTTCACCTGGCCCGAGGACGGCGGCTCCTTCTTCAACCTCGGCCTGACCCACACCAAGGACCCCGACTCCGGGGTGCGCAACCTCGGCCTGTACCGCCTCCAGCGCCACGACAAGCGCACCATCGGCATGCACTGGCAGATCCACAAGGACAGCCGCAACCACTACCAGGTGGCCGCCCGCAGGGGCGAGAAGCTGCCCGTCGCGATCGCCTTCGGCTGCCCGCCGGCGGTCACGTACGCCTCCACGGCGCCGCTGCCCGGTGACATGGACGAGTACATGCTGGCCGGGTTCATCCAGGGCAAGCGCGTGGAGATGGTCGACTGCAAGACGGTCCCGCTCCAGGTGCCGGCGCACGCCGAGGTCGTCATCGAGGGCTGGCTGGAGCCCGGCGAGATGCTGCCGGAGGGGCCCTTCGGCGACCACACCGGCTTCTACACGCCGCAGGAGCCGTTCCCCGCGCTGACGATCGACTGCGTGACGATGCGCAAGCGGCCGCTGCTCCAGTCGATCGTGGTCGGCCGCCCGCCGACGGAGGACGGCCCGCTCGGCCGTGCCACGGAGCGGTTCTTCCTGCCGCTGCTCAAGGTGATCGTGCCGGATATCGTCGACTACCACCTGCCGGAGTCGGGCGGCTTCCACAACTGCGCGATCGTCTCGATCGACAAGAAGTACCCGAAGCACGCGCAGAAGGTCATGCACGCCATCTGGGGCGCGCACATGATGTCCCTGACCAAGCTGATCGTGGTCGTCGACAAGGACTGCGACGTCCACGACCTGCACGAGGTGTCCTGGCGGGCGCTCGGCAACACGGACTACGCCCGCGACCTCACCGTCGTCGAGGGCCCGGTCGACCACCTCGACCACGCGTCCTACCAGCAGTTCTGGGGCGGCAAGGCGGGCATCGACGCGACGAAGAAGCTGCCCGAGGAGGGCTACACGCGGGACGGGGGCTGGCCGGACATGGTCGAGTCCGATCCGGAGACCGCCTCGAAGGTCTCCCGCCGCTGGAAGGAGTACGGACTCTCGTGA
- a CDS encoding dicarboxylate/amino acid:cation symporter, with translation MSANSAPSADQAGQSRPPEPSFRISEFLKIPFWAQILAGLFLGVLLGWIARSQDVSWLVTTLDKVGSTFIGLLKLAVAPLVFFAILVSITNLRKVNNAARLATRTLLWFMITSLIAVAIGLTIGLLTNPGSGTGLTPKDGKAPDHAGSWIDFLTGIIPTDVITPFTELNVLQIVFMAAVAGVAVLKIGDKAQPILELSESVLALLQKALWWVIKLSPIGTVGLIGFAIADYGWNLISKYATFTADIYIGCALVMFGVYPLLLAFVAKVSPVQFFKGAWPAIQLAFVSRSSVGTMPVTQKVTERLGVPKEYTSFAVPFGATTKMDGCAAIYPSIAAIFVAQIFDVNLGIKEYLLIAFVSVVGSAATAGLTGATVMLTLTLSTLGLPMEGVGLLLAIDPVLDMMRTATNVAGQALVPVIVAAREKILDREAYESASSSPLEDFDAVEDAPPARSVPATA, from the coding sequence GTGTCCGCGAATTCCGCGCCGTCCGCCGACCAGGCGGGCCAGAGCCGGCCGCCCGAGCCGAGCTTCCGGATATCCGAGTTCCTCAAGATCCCCTTCTGGGCCCAGATCCTCGCCGGTCTGTTCCTCGGCGTCCTGCTCGGCTGGATCGCCCGCAGCCAGGACGTCTCCTGGCTCGTCACCACCCTGGACAAGGTGGGCAGCACCTTCATCGGGCTGCTGAAGCTGGCCGTCGCCCCGCTCGTCTTCTTCGCGATCCTGGTGTCCATCACCAACCTGCGCAAGGTCAACAACGCCGCGCGCCTGGCCACCCGCACCCTGCTGTGGTTCATGATCACCTCGCTGATCGCGGTGGCCATCGGCCTCACCATCGGCCTGCTGACCAACCCCGGCTCCGGCACCGGCCTCACCCCGAAGGACGGCAAGGCGCCCGACCACGCGGGCTCCTGGATCGACTTCCTGACCGGGATCATCCCGACGGACGTCATCACGCCGTTCACCGAGCTCAACGTCCTCCAGATCGTCTTCATGGCCGCCGTCGCCGGTGTCGCCGTACTGAAGATCGGTGACAAGGCCCAGCCGATCCTGGAACTGAGCGAGTCGGTTCTCGCCCTCCTCCAGAAGGCCCTGTGGTGGGTCATCAAGCTCTCCCCGATCGGCACCGTCGGCCTCATCGGCTTCGCCATCGCGGACTACGGCTGGAACCTCATCAGCAAGTACGCGACGTTCACCGCGGACATCTACATCGGCTGCGCCCTGGTGATGTTCGGCGTCTACCCGCTGCTGCTCGCCTTCGTCGCCAAGGTCAGCCCCGTCCAGTTCTTCAAGGGCGCCTGGCCCGCGATCCAGCTGGCCTTCGTCTCCCGCTCCTCCGTCGGCACCATGCCGGTCACCCAGAAGGTCACCGAGCGGCTCGGCGTCCCGAAGGAGTACACCTCCTTCGCGGTGCCCTTCGGCGCCACGACGAAGATGGACGGCTGCGCCGCGATCTACCCGTCGATCGCCGCGATCTTCGTCGCGCAGATCTTCGACGTGAACCTCGGCATCAAGGAGTACCTGCTCATCGCGTTCGTGTCCGTGGTGGGTTCGGCGGCCACCGCCGGTCTGACCGGGGCCACCGTCATGCTGACGCTGACCCTCTCCACGCTCGGCCTGCCGATGGAGGGTGTGGGTCTGCTGCTCGCCATCGACCCCGTCCTCGACATGATGCGCACCGCCACGAACGTGGCCGGGCAGGCGCTGGTGCCGGTGATCGTCGCCGCCCGCGAGAAGATCCTCGACCGTGAGGCGTACGAGAGCGCGTCGTCGTCGCCGCTCGAGGACTTCGACGCGGTCGAGGACGCGCCGCCGGCGCGGTCGGTGCCCGCCACGGCCTGA
- a CDS encoding GNAT family N-acetyltransferase, with protein sequence MTLTFKLDPVIDPALRDGVLTLWTDVVNAGGAVGFVPPVTVDDIRPEWLGRLTELSEGRTRLLVGYDEQGAVAATAFLTRNGHRLMQHWIWLYVVMVHPRHQGKGYGRELMAAAEGAARTFEGIEAIRLTCRGGTGVDRFYASCGYKEVGRVPDAIRVAPGDDREDIMMLLPLH encoded by the coding sequence ATGACTCTTACCTTCAAGTTGGACCCGGTGATCGATCCCGCCCTGCGCGACGGGGTGCTCACCCTGTGGACCGACGTGGTCAACGCCGGCGGAGCGGTCGGCTTCGTACCGCCCGTGACCGTCGACGACATCCGGCCCGAATGGCTGGGACGCCTGACCGAGCTGAGCGAGGGCCGCACCCGGCTCCTCGTCGGGTACGACGAACAGGGCGCCGTCGCCGCGACCGCCTTCCTCACCCGCAACGGGCACCGCCTGATGCAGCACTGGATCTGGCTGTACGTGGTGATGGTCCACCCGCGCCACCAGGGCAAGGGGTACGGCCGCGAACTGATGGCCGCCGCCGAGGGCGCCGCCCGCACCTTCGAGGGCATCGAGGCGATCCGGCTGACCTGCCGGGGCGGCACGGGCGTCGACCGCTTCTACGCCTCCTGCGGATACAAGGAAGTCGGACGGGTTCCCGACGCGATACGGGTCGCGCCCGGCGACGACCGCGAGGACATCATGATGCTTCTGCCGCTGCACTAG